The following are encoded in a window of Numida meleagris isolate 19003 breed g44 Domestic line chromosome 13, NumMel1.0, whole genome shotgun sequence genomic DNA:
- the C13H16orf72 gene encoding UPF0472 protein C16orf72 homolog, with protein MEDKKEEGEAEIQEHGPEHWFSKWERQCLAEAEQEEALAPELQDEAAAQPEHKQQKLWHLFQNSATAVAQLYKDRVCQQPGLSLWVPFQNAATAVTNLYKESVDAHQRSFDVGIQIGYQRRNKDVLAWVKKRRRTIRREDLISFLCGKVPPPRNSRAPPRLTVVSPNRAASTETSSSVETDLQPFREAIALHGLSGAMASISVRSSTPGSPTHVSSGSNASRRRNGLHDVDLNTFISEEMALHLDNGGTRKRTSAQCGDVITDSPTHKRNRMI; from the exons ATGGAGGacaagaaggaggaaggagaggcgGAGATCCAGGAGCACGGGCCCGAGCACTGGTTCAGCAAGTGGGAGCGGCAGTGTCTCGCCGAGGCCGAGCAGGAGGAGGCGCTGGCGCCGGAGCTGCAGGACGAGGCGGCGGCGCAGCCCgagcacaagcagcagaagctgtggcACCTCTTCCAGAACTCGGCCACCGCCGTGGCCCAGCTCTACAAGG ACCGGGTGTGCCAGCAGCCGGGGCTCTCCCTTTGGGTCCCTTTCCAGAACGCAGCCACTGCAGTCACCAACCTCTATAAAG AAAGTGTGGATGCCCATCAGCGAAGCTTTGATGTAGGAATTCAGATTGGCTATCAACGTCGGAATAAGGATGTGTTAGCTTGGGTTAAAAAACGCAGAAGAACTATTCGTAGAGAAGACTTGATCAGCTTCCTATGTGGAAAAGTTCCTCCTCCAAGAAATTCTAGAGCTCCTCCAAGACTGACTGTAGTATCCCCTAACCGAGCTGCTTCAACAGAAACTAGCTCATCTGTAGAGACTGATTTGCAACCCTTCCGTGAAGCCATAGCTCTGCATG GTCTTAGTGGTGCAATGGCTAGTATAAGTGTTCGCTCAAGTACCCCAGGCTCTCCTACTCACGTGAGCAGTGGTTCCAATGCTAGTCGAAGGAGAAACGGACTCCATGATGTTGATTTGAACACTTTCATATCAGAAGAAATGGCACTCCACTTGGACAATGGTGGAACTAGAAAGCGTACCTCAGCCCAGTGTGGCGATGTCATTACAGACTCACCAACTCATAAACGCAACAGAATGATCTAA